Proteins encoded in a region of the Salinicoccus sp. RF5 genome:
- the ribD gene encoding bifunctional diaminohydroxyphosphoribosylaminopyrimidine deaminase/5-amino-6-(5-phosphoribosylamino)uracil reductase RibD produces the protein MNRYMKMALDLARMTVGQTGKNPAVGAVIVKEGKVIGMGAHLGYGKPHAERQALSSCSEDPVGADIYVTLEPCSHHGKTPPCTEAIMEAGLSNIHYGAKDLNPKVSGHQVLADAGLNVFHQPDEAIDQLYAPFFSHLERHRPNVTLKCAMSLDGKLALDDGTSTWITGEAARADVHQERHVHDAILVGGGTLLHDDPKLTARIEGGGKSPVPVVMAGGHVLPGGLKIFEHPKRAIIYTTNEANLKHDGICEVKVGEWSPEAILDDLYGKGISSLFVEGGARVLTAFINEGLYDRILTYVAPKIFGESRHTLYKEQPASMETAVQLEMIDVEKLGSDLKLTYRKA, from the coding sequence TTGAATCGATATATGAAGATGGCGCTCGATCTGGCCCGCATGACAGTGGGCCAGACGGGGAAGAACCCTGCAGTGGGCGCCGTCATAGTCAAAGAAGGAAAAGTGATCGGCATGGGGGCACATCTCGGCTACGGCAAGCCGCATGCAGAGCGGCAGGCATTATCGAGCTGCAGCGAGGATCCGGTGGGGGCGGACATCTATGTCACCCTCGAGCCGTGTTCACATCATGGCAAGACACCCCCATGCACGGAAGCAATCATGGAGGCCGGACTCAGCAACATCCATTACGGGGCCAAGGATTTGAACCCGAAGGTGAGCGGCCATCAAGTGCTTGCCGATGCTGGGCTGAATGTATTTCACCAGCCGGATGAAGCGATCGATCAGCTCTATGCACCTTTCTTCAGTCATCTGGAACGGCATCGTCCGAATGTGACTCTGAAATGCGCCATGAGCCTGGATGGTAAACTTGCACTCGATGATGGAACGAGCACATGGATTACAGGTGAAGCGGCACGGGCCGATGTCCACCAGGAACGGCATGTCCACGATGCGATACTCGTAGGTGGGGGCACACTTCTCCACGACGATCCGAAACTCACGGCTAGAATCGAAGGCGGCGGCAAATCGCCGGTGCCGGTGGTGATGGCCGGAGGTCATGTACTGCCGGGTGGGCTGAAGATATTTGAACACCCTAAACGGGCGATCATCTATACGACGAATGAAGCAAACTTGAAACATGACGGAATATGTGAAGTGAAAGTGGGGGAATGGTCCCCCGAAGCCATACTGGATGATCTTTATGGCAAAGGCATTTCCTCCCTTTTTGTGGAAGGGGGCGCACGCGTCCTGACTGCCTTCATAAATGAGGGACTGTACGACCGGATATTGACTTACGTTGCCCCGAAGATATTTGGTGAATCAAGACATACACTGTACAAGGAACAGCCTGCTTCGATGGAAACGGCG